One Gemmatimonadota bacterium genomic window, CTCCGCATGTTCATCTCGCGTGCCGTGTGAAAAATTGAGCCGAAAAACATCCACCCCCGCCCCGATCAATTGCTCTATCACGCGCTCCGATGAACTCGCAGGACCCAGTGTACTCACAATTTTCGCTCTGCGCATTGTTTATGCCTTTTCGTTTTTCGTCCGATGCATTAAAGCCCCTGGAGCGTTCCCTTCTCTTTCTCTTTCATAGCGTCAGCAATTAAAAAATTCAATTTCCCCGATTTCGAGTCCGTCTCAATCTGTTTGTCCCATTTGTCCCAATTCTTTTTATTTTCCGACTTGATTGCTGCTATATTTGACACAGATCACCTCCTCTATTTTCCCAATAATACGACGCTCAGCCAAACACATCAAATGTTTTTCAAAAAAAACAGTTTAGCAAAAATAAAAAATCCCCACAAAATCAATTGAACTTGTGGGGCTAAATATCTGGTGGACAACAATATATATGGAATACTTTCAGCAAAACTCCTTTCCTAACTGATAAGCCTTTGCGAGATTCTCCTGCCTTATACTCTCTCCACCTTCTACCATACCTCCCAACACAACCATATCTGTCTGTGCCACACCTATTTCAGGACGAAGGCGATCATTGAGATAAATACACCGCATACTCTCTAAAATGCCGGTTCCTTCAAGATGTTCGCAGGTATGACCCGCAGTACACAAGACCAACGCCCTATCAATCTCGAGTCCAGGTATCGCATATTCCTCGTTCTCATACACATACGTATATCCACAGATCCACACTCGATCAAACCACCCCTTCAATTTTGCCGGACAATCACTCCACCAATTTGGAAAAATGAACACCAGTCCATCAGCCTTCTCAATCTTTGCGTGTTCGGCTTGCACATCAGATGGAACGGGCAAATCCGGACGATTGCCATACACATTCATCTCCCGGTTGTATTCGTCCAGACTCATATCAGTCCTGAAATCCATTTCGTACAAATCACCTATTTGATATGAGTGGCCCCCATCCTCCAACCCACGACAGAACCCTACCAGCACATCACCCGTAAAAGATCGCCTACTCGGATGAGCGAATACGATATAAACATGCATGCTGTTTTTCCTGCTGTTTTTAGTTTACTTTTTGTAGCGTGTACGCTACCTTCCGAAATTAAACGCGCCAAAGCATATTGGCAGGATTTGAGGAGCCGCAGCCATGACTAAAAAACAGGTTTTGAAACACACAATCAGTTATGAAGATGGACTGATAAAAGCTCTCAAAGACCCCGAAGAAGCGCGGGCTTACCTGGAAGTCGCTCTGGATGAGTGCGAAGCAAGCAGTGAGGCT contains:
- a CDS encoding NAD(P)H-dependent oxidoreductase, giving the protein MHVYIVFAHPSRRSFTGDVLVGFCRGLEDGGHSYQIGDLYEMDFRTDMSLDEYNREMNVYGNRPDLPVPSDVQAEHAKIEKADGLVFIFPNWWSDCPAKLKGWFDRVWICGYTYVYENEEYAIPGLEIDRALVLCTAGHTCEHLEGTGILESMRCIYLNDRLRPEIGVAQTDMVVLGGMVEGGESIRQENLAKAYQLGKEFC